The genomic interval GGAGTCGATAAGGCGGACCAGTGCTTCCGTCTTGTCGTCTTCCCGCACGAACCAGCAGAACTGTTCGGTTAGTATCGGCTCTTCGGGCCTGTTCTCTTCCTCTACGATTTCGTAATCGCCCATGAAGTTCGAAGCGATAGAAAGAATCGCCTGGGGCATGGTGGCAGAGAACATGAGGACGCGGGCTTCGGGATTGGCCCGGCCGAAGATGGCCTCTATGTCTTCGATGAATCCCATGTTAAGCATTTCGTCGGCCTCGTCGAGGATGAAATACTCTATCTTTGAAAGATCCAGCGAACGGCGTTCAAGATGATCGATCACGCGGCCGGGTGTTCCGACTACGATTTCAACTCCGTTTCTCAGCGTGCGCAGCTGGTCTACTATCGAGGCGCCGCCGTATACGGTCGCGGTTCTCGGATAGGTCTCGGAGCGCAGAGAGTCGATTTCGCCTGCGACCTGCACGGCGAGCTCGCGGGTAGGAACGAGGACAAGGGCGCGGGGACAATGCTTGTCGGCGCGGAGTTCCTGTACAAGGGGGATGCCGAAAGCGGCCGTTTTTCCGGTTCCGGTGCGGGCCTTCGCGATTACGTTCGCGTCTCCGTTCAATAAACGGGGAATCGCGAGAACCTGAATCGGCGTGGGCTCGGTAAAGCCTTTATCCTGGACGGCTTTCAGAGCGACGTCGTCGAGTCCGAGATCTGCGAAGGAGATAGTATCCTTCCCGTCGAAAGATTCTTCTTTCGTTTCCAATGAGGTGGTATCCATACATGGTCCTTGGGCGGCACTTATGCGTCCGCACGATGGTTGATCGGCATATCCGTTCGGGAATTCCGTCGCGAAAAGAGACAACGGAGGGACCCTCAGCAAGCCTCGATCAGGCCGTTCACATAAGTCCCCTGGGTATCATGTATCGCGCGATGTACTCGTTCGTATCTGTTATGCCGGTTGATAAACGCGGGAAGTTTTCTCCCGCTCCTCGGGACGAACAGGACCCATTGGGTTGTCCGCCACAACTCTCTATCTGACGAGGGTACAATAGCACACTACAATATTCGTGTATAGCGCATTTAATGTAAAACAGTGCGTTTTATCGCAAATTCGCTCTTTTTTACTATAATAACGCATAAAAAACAATCTTTTCGCCCACTTGAAAAAAATTACGACAGCCCGCTATTATACGACATGTACAGTTACACAAAAGAAGACATCATGAAGATGGTGGCAGACAACGACGTCCGCTTCATCCGGCTTCAGTTTACCGATATTTTCGGAACACTGAAAAACGTGGCGATCACGATCAGCCAGCTCGAGAAAGCGCTGGATGGGAAGTGTATGTTCGACGGCTCCTCTGTAGAGGGCTTTGTCCGCATCGAAGAATCAGACATGATTCTCAAGCCGGATCTGAACTCGTTCTGCCTCTTCCCCTGGCGGCCCTCCCCCAACCGGGTCGCGCGTCTTATCTGCGATGTGTACACCCCTGACAGAAAGCCCTTCCAGGGATCGCCGCGCCAGATTCTGAAAAACGTTCTGCAAGAATGCGCCGACATGGGATACAGTTTAAACGTCGGCCCTGAACTCGAGTTTTTCCTTTTCCACACGGATTCTGAAGGCGCGCCCACCCTTAAAACCCTCGACAAGGGCGGATACTTCGAAATGGGCCCAATCGATCTCGGAGAAAACGCCCGGCGCGACATGGTTCTTACCCTCGAGGAAATGGGATACGAAATCGAAGCGTCGCACCACGAATGCGCCCCCGGACAGCATGAAATCGACTTTAAATACGGCGATGCCCTTGAAACCGCCGACAAGATGGTCACCTTCAAGCTTGCGGTAAAAACCATCGCCCAGCGGCACGGACTCCATGCGACCTTCATGCCCAAGCCCATCCACGGAATCGCGGGCAGCGGGATGCACCTGAACCTTTCCCTTTCCAGCAACAAAGCCAACGCGTTCCCGAGCGAAACCGACCAATACGGCCTCGCCCCGATCGCCTATCACTTCATCGCCGGAGTCATGAAGCACATCAAGGGAATCACCGCGGTCACAAACCCCCTGGTCAATTCCTACAAGCGTCTGGTTCCCGAATACGAAGCGCCGGTATACATTGCCTGGTCGGCCAGAAACAGAAGCCCCCTCATCAGGGTTCCCTTCGCTGGAGGCCACTCAACCCGCGTCGAAATCAGAAGCCCCGATCCAGCGGCGAATCCCTACCTCTCGCTCGCCCTCGTTCTTGCAGCCGGTCTTGAAGGAATCCGGGAAAAGCTTGTTCCGCCCGCTCCGGTAGACGGAAACATCTACGAACTGAACCCTGCCCAACGGAAAAAGCTCAAGATCGAGAACCTCCCGGGAGATCTCAACGAAGCCGTTCAGGAAATGAAGAAAGATCCGCTTATCAAGCAAGTGCTCGGAAATCACATGTTCGAGAAATACATCGAAGCCAAGGAAAAAGAATGGCTCGATTACAAGGTGCGCATTTCCCAATGGGAAATCGACCAGTATTTGACGACATACTGATTCGCGTATAAGGAGGCTGCCGAAGGGCGGCCTCTTTTTTTTGCTCTTTCGTTTCCACCCCAAAAAAAAAGAAAAAAAAGCGTATTCGCCGCCGCTCGGGGATTCGCTTAAAAAAACGAGAAACCCGAAATCTTGCGGCTAAAATTATTAAAAACGCCTTATTAAAACACGATAATAAATCAAAACATGTTTACAGCGCTCATTATTTCGCTAAATACCGCAAGAAATACATCAATAAACAGAAAAAAATGCACTCAAAAAGCGTTTTTAAAGAATACAGCTTTTATCAAAGCGTTTTTTAGAAAAATATTGCATAAAGACAGAAAGAATGATACGGTTCTGAGCGGGAAAGCTGTAAACCGGGGGAAACGATCATGAAAGGTTATCTGATACTGGAAGACGGTACGGTCTTTGAAGGGACGCTCCAGGGCGATGAAAAAGAAACGCTCTGCGAAGTCGTATTCACCACGGGAATGACCGGATACGGAGAAACCGTAACCGATCCTTCGTTCGAGGGACAGGCGGTCGTTATGACCTACCCGA from Teretinema zuelzerae carries:
- the glnA gene encoding type I glutamate--ammonia ligase, with protein sequence MYSYTKEDIMKMVADNDVRFIRLQFTDIFGTLKNVAITISQLEKALDGKCMFDGSSVEGFVRIEESDMILKPDLNSFCLFPWRPSPNRVARLICDVYTPDRKPFQGSPRQILKNVLQECADMGYSLNVGPELEFFLFHTDSEGAPTLKTLDKGGYFEMGPIDLGENARRDMVLTLEEMGYEIEASHHECAPGQHEIDFKYGDALETADKMVTFKLAVKTIAQRHGLHATFMPKPIHGIAGSGMHLNLSLSSNKANAFPSETDQYGLAPIAYHFIAGVMKHIKGITAVTNPLVNSYKRLVPEYEAPVYIAWSARNRSPLIRVPFAGGHSTRVEIRSPDPAANPYLSLALVLAAGLEGIREKLVPPAPVDGNIYELNPAQRKKLKIENLPGDLNEAVQEMKKDPLIKQVLGNHMFEKYIEAKEKEWLDYKVRISQWEIDQYLTTY